From a single Pelobacter seleniigenes DSM 18267 genomic region:
- a CDS encoding TRAP transporter large permease, which yields MLGLSALGIGPATFLIFFLMMALLLIGMPLGFLTGLVALFFTFGWFGPNAIGMIGTRVFSFVTEYSLVAIPMFVFMASLLDKTGVARDLYNAMRLIAGRLKGGVGVQTVVVAALLAAMSGIIGGETVLLGMLALPQMLRLGYDKNLAIGTVVAGGSLGTMIPPSIVLIMYGMTSNVSIGDLFTAAVIPGLILVSMYILYVLIRCYINPTMGPPAPASEIAMSAKEKLAAIGHILLPMTIVVWVLGSIYGGIASVTEAACMGVIGVVVSAIVRRELTYSIVHSALQQTMRTCGMIIWIGIGASAVVGIYNLMGGKRFVETAILGLDVPPMLIVLLMMAILLMLGMFLDWIGIVMLTMPIFVPIIKALGYDPIWFGVVFCINMQVSFLSPPFGPAAFYLKSVAPPSISLVDIYRSVWPFIIMQLIALGLVLAFPEVALWLGN from the coding sequence ATGCTTGGATTAAGTGCTCTCGGGATCGGACCCGCCACCTTCCTGATTTTTTTCCTGATGATGGCTTTGCTGCTGATCGGCATGCCGCTGGGTTTTCTGACCGGGCTGGTGGCCCTGTTCTTTACCTTCGGCTGGTTCGGCCCCAACGCCATCGGCATGATCGGCACCCGGGTCTTCTCCTTTGTCACGGAATATTCGTTGGTGGCCATACCGATGTTCGTGTTCATGGCCAGTCTGCTCGATAAAACCGGGGTGGCGCGGGATCTTTACAATGCCATGCGCCTGATCGCCGGCCGTCTGAAAGGCGGCGTCGGGGTTCAGACCGTCGTTGTTGCCGCGCTTCTGGCTGCCATGTCCGGGATCATCGGTGGGGAGACGGTACTTCTCGGCATGCTGGCACTGCCCCAGATGCTGCGCCTTGGCTATGACAAGAACCTTGCCATCGGTACGGTTGTTGCCGGCGGCTCCCTCGGCACCATGATCCCGCCCAGTATCGTGTTGATCATGTACGGCATGACCTCCAACGTTTCCATCGGTGATCTTTTCACCGCGGCGGTGATTCCAGGGCTGATCCTGGTTTCCATGTACATTCTCTATGTATTGATCCGCTGCTATATCAACCCGACCATGGGACCACCGGCTCCGGCCTCGGAAATCGCCATGTCCGCCAAAGAAAAATTGGCGGCAATCGGGCATATCCTGTTGCCTATGACCATTGTGGTCTGGGTCCTTGGCAGTATTTACGGCGGGATTGCCTCGGTCACCGAAGCCGCCTGCATGGGCGTTATCGGGGTCGTGGTGTCGGCTATTGTTCGCCGTGAGCTGACTTATTCTATTGTCCATTCCGCCCTGCAGCAGACCATGCGCACCTGTGGGATGATCATCTGGATCGGGATCGGCGCCAGTGCCGTGGTCGGTATTTATAACCTGATGGGTGGCAAGCGCTTTGTCGAAACCGCCATCCTTGGGCTTGATGTGCCGCCGATGCTGATTGTCCTGCTGATGATGGCGATTTTGCTGATGCTGGGAATGTTCCTCGACTGGATCGGCATCGTCATGCTGACCATGCCGATTTTCGTGCCGATCATCAAGGCCCTCGGCTACGACCCCATCTGGTTCGGGGTGGTCTTCTGTATCAATATGCAGGTCTCGTTCCTGTCGCCGCCATTCGGTCCTGCTGCTTTTTACCTGAAGAGCGTGGCCCCGCCGAGCATATCGCTGGTGGACATCTACCGATCGGTCTGGCCCTTCATCATTATGCAGCTGATTGCCCTTGGACTCGTACTGGCTTTTCCTGAGGTTGCACTGTGGCTCGGCAATTGA
- a CDS encoding dihydroxy-acid dehydratase, whose protein sequence is MENDNFSELTIQEDFNPYRECIQGLANEPICVQHTINKAWDFVRNLAPELDPGEITLDEIVKRLVNNKPRIAVITGSIDHPAHLRDDAHISLAVLRIWENGGVPFVFGIPVICDGTAQNNIGQSYSLASRNNTAAAVNITFEGHSYHAAYVLSSCDKFPSAVMSGLASADVARNHPERGQAPVWAMFIPSHVLRGGTIRPATVDKLKSLIAKARSEGMADLADDIAENMRYILQCSSDEAFFGQMKRAVGQGLISADECRAIMDDLAAATCHHKGGVCAFNGTGNSSRTLVSALGLTPPKSELLMDAPPADVVAECVDMLYRCLNKPELRITNILQQNFANAVRIHNATGSSSNILLHLPAVMRYAGFDVSIMDYERIRAETPVPEIFAHSLTEQRDTFVLAQQFAAGKHRGMESLYRVLVDLGCHMDLAAPTVTGQTWGERIKDLTVPVASDLAEKAVIRTQPVRTASGVEILRGNFMSSCVVKLAGMSDRQLTHFDDHLFIVSYFENERACIAEMTSVKMFDNLLEIVKGLPAEVSNNLLKYNSKGAVSEFNEADFRSLLKQGFLSYAFVIAGQGPKAFGMPEMFAPGQNLKHHQLLEASSLLITDGRYSGVTKGACIGHVTPEAIDGGGIGQLVNGDLMWLRIAAKQLDIVDPAALGEGRTVAFEQLPERKDLVARRGAMMADRLLQVAASNSMYDVSSAEKGCVPYPVDQRAVKAV, encoded by the coding sequence ATGGAAAACGACAATTTTTCAGAATTGACAATTCAGGAGGATTTCAATCCTTATCGCGAATGCATCCAGGGCTTGGCTAATGAACCGATTTGCGTTCAGCACACCATCAATAAGGCCTGGGATTTTGTTCGCAACCTAGCCCCCGAGCTTGATCCAGGCGAGATAACCCTTGATGAGATCGTCAAGCGGCTGGTTAACAACAAGCCTCGTATCGCGGTCATTACCGGTTCTATCGACCATCCGGCCCATTTGCGTGACGATGCCCATATCAGTCTGGCGGTGTTGCGGATCTGGGAAAACGGCGGTGTGCCGTTCGTCTTCGGCATTCCGGTCATCTGTGACGGGACCGCGCAGAACAATATTGGCCAGAGCTATTCCCTGGCTTCCCGCAACAACACGGCTGCGGCCGTGAATATCACTTTTGAGGGGCATTCCTACCACGCGGCTTATGTCCTGTCCAGTTGTGACAAGTTCCCGTCCGCTGTGATGAGCGGCCTGGCTTCCGCCGATGTTGCCCGCAACCACCCGGAAAGAGGGCAGGCGCCGGTCTGGGCCATGTTCATTCCGTCCCATGTGCTGCGCGGCGGGACCATTCGCCCGGCCACGGTTGACAAGCTGAAATCCCTTATCGCCAAGGCACGGAGCGAGGGGATGGCCGACCTGGCTGACGATATTGCCGAAAATATGCGTTATATCCTCCAATGCTCCTCCGATGAGGCCTTCTTCGGGCAAATGAAACGTGCGGTGGGGCAGGGGCTGATCAGTGCTGATGAATGTCGCGCCATCATGGATGATCTGGCCGCGGCGACCTGTCACCATAAGGGCGGGGTCTGCGCTTTCAACGGTACCGGCAACTCATCGCGCACCCTGGTCAGCGCCCTGGGGCTGACGCCGCCTAAATCCGAGCTGCTGATGGATGCTCCGCCGGCCGATGTGGTTGCTGAATGCGTCGATATGCTTTATCGCTGCCTCAACAAACCGGAACTGAGGATTACCAATATTCTGCAACAGAACTTCGCCAATGCGGTGCGGATTCATAATGCCACCGGTAGCTCTTCCAATATCCTGCTGCACCTTCCGGCGGTTATGCGCTATGCGGGGTTTGATGTTTCGATCATGGATTACGAGCGGATTCGCGCAGAAACCCCGGTGCCGGAAATTTTTGCCCACAGCCTGACTGAGCAGCGCGACACTTTTGTCCTGGCTCAACAGTTTGCTGCGGGCAAACATCGCGGTATGGAGAGTCTTTACCGGGTTCTGGTCGACCTCGGTTGTCACATGGATCTGGCTGCACCGACTGTGACCGGTCAGACCTGGGGCGAACGGATCAAGGATTTGACAGTCCCGGTCGCTTCGGACCTTGCCGAAAAAGCGGTGATCCGGACTCAACCGGTGCGAACAGCTTCCGGCGTCGAGATCCTGCGGGGCAATTTCATGTCCTCCTGTGTGGTCAAGCTGGCCGGGATGAGCGATCGACAACTGACTCATTTCGATGATCACCTGTTTATTGTCAGTTATTTCGAGAATGAGCGGGCCTGTATCGCAGAAATGACTTCGGTCAAGATGTTCGACAATCTCCTGGAAATAGTTAAGGGACTACCTGCTGAAGTTAGTAATAACCTTTTGAAATACAACTCAAAAGGAGCCGTTTCTGAATTTAACGAAGCAGACTTCCGCAGTCTTCTTAAACAGGGCTTTTTGTCCTATGCCTTCGTCATTGCCGGGCAAGGGCCGAAGGCTTTCGGCATGCCGGAAATGTTCGCTCCCGGGCAGAACCTCAAGCATCATCAGCTGCTGGAAGCGTCTTCGCTGCTGATCACTGACGGACGTTATTCGGGTGTGACCAAAGGGGCTTGTATCGGCCATGTCACTCCTGAAGCGATCGACGGTGGCGGTATTGGCCAGTTGGTTAATGGTGATCTGATGTGGTTGCGGATCGCTGCCAAGCAACTCGATATTGTCGATCCTGCTGCGCTTGGCGAAGGACGGACCGTGGCTTTCGAACAGTTGCCTGAACGCAAGGACCTGGTCGCCCGGCGTGGTGCGATGATGGCTGACCGGCTGCTCCAGGTGGCGGCCAGTAATTCCATGTATGACGTCTCCAGCGCGGAGAAGGGGTGTGTGCCTTATCCGGTCGATCAGCGTGCGGTGAAAGCCGTGTAG
- a CDS encoding 2-dehydro-3-deoxygalactonokinase has product MMIVVDWGTTNLRAYRCSADGAILERRSSPRGVKSLSRGDYPEVLQELLDSFAPESGQQVFISGMAGSRNGWVEVPYCSLPADLDALKANLHPLPPPFNGYLIPGVRVVKDDGTSDVMRGEEIQVFGALHSLDLSSALLCLPGTHSKWVRAQDRQLCDFSTFMTGDLFQGLGQTILGCDSETAFSSEAFAKGLDAVNLVAGGLLHQLFTGRTLMLDGKITVEEVSSFVSGLLLGHELKQALTMRDEKERVVLIGAEALCARYRSALNRQGVEATILSSDLATCAGVAALPQSS; this is encoded by the coding sequence ATGATGATTGTCGTCGATTGGGGGACAACCAACTTAAGAGCCTACCGGTGCAGCGCTGACGGCGCGATTCTGGAGCGAAGGTCGAGTCCCCGCGGGGTAAAATCCTTATCCCGCGGGGACTACCCCGAGGTTTTGCAGGAACTGCTCGACTCGTTTGCTCCCGAGTCGGGCCAGCAAGTCTTTATCAGCGGGATGGCCGGGTCACGCAATGGCTGGGTGGAAGTTCCTTATTGCTCACTGCCGGCTGATCTCGACGCGTTAAAAGCCAATCTTCATCCCTTGCCGCCACCCTTCAACGGTTATCTGATTCCCGGGGTCCGGGTGGTCAAGGACGACGGGACCAGCGATGTCATGCGTGGCGAAGAAATTCAGGTTTTCGGTGCGCTACACTCTTTGGACCTATCCTCTGCACTGCTCTGTTTGCCCGGCACTCATAGTAAATGGGTCCGGGCTCAAGACCGACAGTTGTGCGATTTTTCCACCTTTATGACCGGTGACCTGTTTCAGGGGTTGGGGCAGACCATTCTCGGCTGTGACAGCGAGACCGCCTTCAGCAGCGAGGCCTTTGCCAAAGGGCTGGACGCGGTTAACTTGGTCGCCGGCGGCCTGCTGCATCAGCTTTTCACCGGTCGGACGCTGATGCTGGATGGAAAAATCACTGTCGAAGAGGTTTCTTCCTTTGTCTCCGGATTGCTGCTCGGCCATGAACTGAAACAGGCCCTGACCATGCGGGATGAGAAGGAGAGGGTCGTGCTGATCGGCGCAGAGGCTCTCTGTGCCCGGTATCGAAGCGCCCTTAACCGACAAGGTGTAGAAGCGACGATTCTCAGCAGCGATCTGGCGACTTGCGCCGGAGTTGCTGCCTTACCACAGTCAAGCTGA
- a CDS encoding 2-dehydro-3-deoxy-6-phosphogalactonate aldolase, whose amino-acid sequence MAYRFNSLFAELPLIGIFRGIKPDEAVSVIGAAIDKGLRIVEVPLNSPDPLDSIARLVERFGEQALVGAGTVTTVAEVEAVARAGGRLIVTPYARRAVVERAKELGLAATPGALTPTEIADMHAAGADAVKIFPAEMMPPRILKGLGAVLPADLLLVPVGGVSLENMADYVAAGAAGFGLGSALYRAGDRAETVAARAAAFVVHLQCLLAGPIDPISG is encoded by the coding sequence ATGGCATACCGCTTTAATTCACTGTTTGCAGAGCTACCGTTGATCGGGATTTTTCGGGGTATCAAGCCGGATGAGGCCGTCAGCGTGATTGGTGCCGCCATCGACAAAGGTTTGCGCATTGTTGAGGTGCCCCTTAACTCACCGGATCCCCTCGATTCCATTGCCCGACTCGTCGAACGTTTCGGTGAGCAGGCGCTGGTCGGCGCTGGAACGGTTACGACAGTCGCTGAAGTCGAGGCGGTCGCTCGGGCCGGCGGACGGCTTATCGTGACTCCCTACGCTCGGCGGGCGGTGGTAGAGCGAGCCAAGGAACTGGGGCTGGCAGCGACCCCTGGTGCCTTGACCCCGACGGAAATTGCCGACATGCACGCCGCCGGCGCTGACGCCGTAAAAATTTTTCCGGCCGAAATGATGCCGCCGCGGATTCTTAAAGGACTGGGGGCAGTTCTGCCTGCTGACCTGTTGTTGGTCCCGGTGGGTGGAGTCTCCCTTGAGAATATGGCCGACTATGTTGCCGCCGGTGCGGCCGGGTTCGGACTCGGCTCGGCCTTGTATCGAGCGGGAGACCGGGCGGAAACAGTTGCTGCCCGGGCCGCAGCCTTTGTTGTTCATCTGCAGTGTTTGCTGGCAGGTCCAATCGATCCTATTTCCGGCTGA
- the araD1 gene encoding AraD1 family protein, whose product MRLVQFYQGDDSSAWRVAVVAADQEKLQVVADCRGTYDLAMTAVRAGKSLTEVIAEKGFAEDLSYPDVLAEGRLLAPLTHPDPAHMLLTGTGLTHLGSASTRSAMHAKADDQLTDSMKMFKWGVEGGKPAPGEIGVEPEWFYKGDGSWLVAPGQALSLPAYAHDGGEEPEIVGLYIIGDDGTPFRVGFAIANEYSDHALERQNYLWLAHSKLRQSSFGPELLIGDLPADVQGTSRILRDGAVLWEKDFVSGEQNMSHSIANLEYHHFKYPGFKRPGDVHVHFFGTATLSFADQVKTQPGDVFEIAADGFGRPLRNPLVAAESCKPEIKAL is encoded by the coding sequence ATGCGTTTAGTTCAATTTTACCAGGGAGATGATTCATCAGCCTGGCGGGTTGCGGTCGTGGCCGCTGACCAAGAGAAACTGCAAGTGGTTGCTGACTGTCGCGGAACCTACGACTTGGCCATGACCGCGGTTCGTGCCGGTAAGTCGTTGACCGAAGTCATTGCCGAGAAGGGTTTTGCGGAGGATCTGTCTTACCCTGACGTGCTGGCCGAAGGTCGCCTGCTGGCACCGCTGACCCACCCGGATCCGGCGCATATGCTATTGACCGGCACCGGTTTGACCCATTTGGGAAGTGCCAGCACGCGCAGTGCCATGCACGCCAAGGCTGATGATCAGTTGACCGACTCCATGAAAATGTTCAAGTGGGGCGTCGAAGGCGGCAAGCCGGCCCCCGGTGAAATCGGCGTCGAGCCGGAATGGTTTTATAAAGGGGACGGCAGCTGGCTGGTTGCTCCCGGCCAGGCTTTGAGCTTACCGGCCTATGCTCATGATGGCGGCGAAGAGCCTGAAATTGTCGGGCTCTATATCATCGGTGACGACGGGACTCCGTTCCGGGTCGGCTTTGCTATTGCCAACGAATATTCCGACCATGCCCTGGAACGGCAGAACTACCTCTGGCTGGCACACTCCAAGCTGCGGCAGTCCTCCTTTGGTCCGGAACTGCTTATCGGCGACCTGCCGGCAGATGTCCAGGGCACCAGCCGGATTCTGCGCGATGGTGCGGTGCTCTGGGAAAAGGACTTTGTCAGCGGTGAACAGAATATGAGCCACTCCATTGCCAACCTGGAGTACCACCATTTCAAGTATCCGGGGTTTAAACGGCCGGGAGATGTCCATGTGCATTTTTTCGGCACCGCGACTCTGAGTTTTGCTGATCAGGTCAAAACGCAGCCCGGAGATGTCTTTGAAATTGCCGCCGACGGTTTTGGCCGGCCTCTGCGCAATCCGCTGGTCGCCGCGGAGAGCTGCAAACCGGAAATCAAGGCGCTGTAA
- a CDS encoding mandelate racemase/muconate lactonizing enzyme family protein, translating into MKIVKADIVVVGAPWRELTIVELTTDTGLTGLGEVRMVNKTDTLIAAIEELAARYVIGMDPANLTRLAWQIQVGEYGLPGEVGQSALAAFDMACWDILGKELNVPVWKLLGGKFRERVPAYANGWYQGGRDPQVIRELAKGVVAKGYRGLKIDPFGAASAEISRSERMRAVAILEAVRDAVGPDVQIFLEMHGRFTGAAARAVARDVLDIEPGWLEEPVTPTDVTSLRSVRQSTHLPIASGERMHEAHDLRPFIEEGLVDIYQIDLTHAGGITGLQQLVGWTNAYNVMLAPHNVCGPIGTAAALHFSVACPNFKILEHFNDFADPWVFDIVTGAPRVDPADGCFPVPDGAGLGVTLNREECAKHPRTGGRLALFSEGWEQRTKVENYIEPQ; encoded by the coding sequence ATGAAAATTGTCAAAGCTGATATTGTCGTGGTCGGTGCCCCCTGGCGGGAACTGACCATTGTCGAGTTAACCACTGATACCGGTCTGACCGGGCTCGGTGAGGTGCGGATGGTCAATAAAACCGACACCTTGATTGCCGCCATTGAAGAGCTGGCGGCCCGCTATGTCATCGGGATGGATCCGGCCAACCTGACCCGGCTGGCCTGGCAGATCCAGGTCGGCGAATACGGACTGCCGGGTGAAGTCGGTCAGAGCGCTCTGGCGGCCTTTGATATGGCGTGCTGGGACATCCTTGGCAAAGAGCTGAACGTACCGGTCTGGAAATTGCTGGGTGGCAAGTTTCGCGAGCGGGTGCCGGCCTATGCCAATGGCTGGTATCAGGGAGGACGTGATCCGCAGGTCATTCGCGAACTGGCCAAAGGGGTGGTTGCCAAAGGCTATCGGGGGTTGAAGATCGACCCCTTTGGTGCCGCTTCCGCGGAGATCTCCCGCAGCGAGCGCATGCGCGCGGTCGCGATCCTGGAGGCCGTGCGGGATGCGGTCGGACCTGATGTGCAGATTTTCCTGGAGATGCACGGTCGTTTTACCGGGGCTGCCGCCCGGGCGGTTGCTCGCGATGTGCTCGACATCGAACCCGGTTGGCTCGAAGAACCGGTCACGCCGACCGATGTGACCAGTTTGCGCTCGGTCCGGCAGAGCACTCATCTGCCCATCGCCTCGGGTGAGCGCATGCACGAGGCCCACGACCTGCGCCCCTTTATCGAGGAAGGACTGGTCGATATCTATCAGATTGACCTGACCCATGCCGGCGGCATCACCGGTTTACAACAACTGGTCGGCTGGACCAACGCCTATAACGTCATGCTTGCGCCCCATAACGTCTGTGGACCCATTGGTACGGCGGCCGCGCTGCATTTCTCCGTGGCCTGCCCGAACTTTAAGATCCTGGAACATTTCAATGACTTTGCCGATCCCTGGGTGTTTGACATCGTCACTGGAGCGCCCCGGGTCGATCCGGCTGACGGCTGCTTCCCGGTCCCGGACGGTGCCGGGCTCGGGGTGACTCTCAACCGGGAAGAATGTGCCAAACACCCCCGCACCGGAGGTCGGCTGGCCCTGTTCAGCGAGGGGTGGGAGCAGCGGACCAAGGTAGAGAACTATATTGAGCCGCAATAG
- a CDS encoding GlcG/HbpS family heme-binding protein, with protein MVEKLPVKHMINLAAARCIAAAAEAEASVNEWAVVIVIIDDGGHLVLLQRMDGTQLASIDLATQKALSALIYRRPTKAFEDSLLGGRQAVLALPGALPVNGGLPLSYGGDLIGAIGISGVTAEQDAQIAAAGAAALKALRE; from the coding sequence ATGGTGGAGAAACTGCCGGTCAAGCACATGATAAACCTGGCTGCAGCACGTTGTATTGCCGCGGCCGCTGAGGCGGAAGCCAGCGTCAACGAGTGGGCGGTGGTCATTGTCATCATCGATGATGGCGGGCACCTGGTGCTGCTGCAGCGGATGGACGGGACCCAACTGGCCAGTATTGATCTTGCCACCCAAAAGGCTCTCAGCGCCCTGATTTACCGGCGCCCGACCAAGGCATTTGAAGATTCCCTGCTCGGTGGACGTCAGGCCGTTCTCGCATTGCCCGGAGCTTTGCCGGTAAACGGCGGTTTGCCGCTCAGCTATGGGGGAGATCTGATCGGAGCCATCGGAATCAGCGGCGTCACTGCCGAGCAGGATGCGCAAATTGCTGCCGCCGGGGCCGCTGCTCTCAAAGCGTTGCGTGAGTAA